The Amycolatopsis japonica nucleotide sequence ATCACCGCGTTGTCGGCGAGCTTGCCCTGTCCGTCGGGGGGTGCGGCCAGCTCGACGTACTTCTCGCCGAGGAGGCTCGACTGCTTGACATTGGCGAGCGCGTTCGCCGGCAGTTTCACGTCGCCGTTGACCCGCAGGGTGACCTCGGCGTTCCAGCCGTCCTGGGTCAGGCCGATCGCTTCGACGCGACCGATGGCGACCTCGTTGACCTTCACCCCGGCCTGCGGGGTCAGGTCGAGGACGTCGCGGAACTGCACCTTGACGGTGTACGGGTGGTCGCCGAGCTCGGCGCCACCGGGCAGCGGCACGTCGTAGATCCCGCTGAACCCGCAGCCGCTCAACGTCAGCGCCGCGACGGTCCCGACGGCAACGAGGGCAAGTTTCCTGTTCATCACTTCGCCGCCGTTCCGTAGAGCTGACCCGCGATCGGGAGCGGCAGCGGCGGCAGCTGGCCCGCCTGCGACGACTGGATCACCTGCGCGATGGACGGCAGCGGAACCAGCCCGTCGACCAGCCCGGCGACGCCCTTGCACGCGTCGCCCAGCGCGTCGAGCGCGTCCGGGGTCTGCTTCAGCAGGTTGCACACCATCACCAGCGGCGGCTGGGTGAGCTCGTTGAGGTTGGCCCGCGCGTCGAGCGTGCCCGACGAGGCGTTGTAGGTGTTGACCAGGTTCCCGAGACCGACCGGGGCGACGTCGAGGATCTCGGCGAGCGCGCCGCGCTGGTCCACGAGCACCTTGGTCACACTGGCCAGCATGTCCACATTGGACTTGAGCCGGTCGCGGTTCTTCTCGATGAACGCCTGCACCGCGGTGAGCGTGTCCGACAGCTGCTTCACCGTCGCCGAGAGGTTTTCCCGCTCCCCCGCGAGGAATCCGCTGACGTCGGCCAGCTGCCGCTCGAAGTCGCGGACCTGCTTGTCGCTGTTCACCAGCGTCTTCGAGAAGGAGCCGAGGTTCTCGACGGTCTTGAACAGGTCGTCCTTGTTGCCCGACAACGTGCCAGCGGCCTGGCCGAGCTTCGTGATCGTGTCGTGCAGCGCCTGCCCGTTGCCGTCGAAGTTCTTCGCGGCGGTGTCGAGCAGGTTCGACAGCGAACCGTTCTTGTTGGCGCCGTTGGGCCCGAGCGACTTGCTGACCCGGGAGAGGCTGGCGGCGAGCTCGTCGACCTCCAGCGGGACCTCGGTGCGGTCGAGGCCGATGACGGCGCCGTCGGCGATCCGCGGTCCGCCCTTGTACGCCGGGGCGAGCTGCACGTAGCGGTCGCTGACCAGTGACGGCGACACGATGATCGCCTTCGCGTCGGCGGGCACCGCCACCGAACGGTCGTATTCGAGTTCGACGCGGACCTGGTTGCCCATCGGCTGGATCTTGGTGACCGTGCCCATGTCCACGCCGAGCATGCGGACACTGTTGCCTTCGTAGAGGCCGACGGTGCCCGCGAAGTACGCGGTCACGTGATTGCGGCCGGCGTCCTTGAGCGTCCACCACAGCGCGCCGGCGACGACCAGCGCGAGCACGATCGCGATGGTGAAGCCGCGCGCGAGGCTGGAACCGAGACGGGTACTCATTTCTCGTAGCACCCCTTGTCGTTGATCGGCCCGAACGACGGCAGGACCAGTCCGCAGATGTAGTTGTCGAACCAGCGGCCGTTGCCGATCGTGTTCGTGAACACCCGGATGAACGGCGCGAACCGCGCGATGCCCTGGCCGAGGGCGTCCTGGTTGCGCTGCAGCATCGAGGTCAGCTGGTCGAGCTGGGCGAGCACCGGGTCGAGCTGCGCGTCGTTGTCGTCGACCAGGCCCTTGAGCTGGGTCGCGAGATTGCGCGAGCCGTCCAGCAGCGCGGAGATCGCCTCCTTGCGCTTGGCCACCTCGCCGAGCAGCTTGTTGCCGTCGGCCAGCAGCTTCTGGAACTCGGCGTCCCGGTCGACGAGCGTCTGCGAGACCTGCCGCGTGTTCGCGAGCAGGCTCGACAGCTGCGAGTCCCGTTTGGCGATGGTGTCCGAGAGGCGGGAAAGGCCGGTCAGGGCGCCCTTCACGTCGGCCGGGGTGTCGGCGAAGGTCTCCGTGATGACGTCGAAGCTCTTCGCCAGCTGCGTCGTGTCGATGTCATCGACGGTCTGCGAAAGACCGCGGAAGGCGTCGAGGACGTCGAACGGCGACATCGTGCGCTCACGCGGGATGGTCGCGCTCGGGTCGAGCGTGCGCTGCCCCTGCGGGTCGAGCGCCAGGTACTTCTGGCCGAGGACGGTCTTGATCTTGATCGCCGCGCTGGTCTTGTCGCCCAGCCAGGCGTCCTTGACCTTGAACGAGATCCGGACCTTGTCGCCGTCGAGCTTGATCTCGGAGATCTTCCCGACCTTCACACCGGCGACCCGGACGTCGTTGTCCTCCTGCAGACCCGAAGCCTCGCTGAAGTCCGCGGTGTAGGTCGTCCCGCCGCCGATGACCGGCAGGTCCTCGGAGTTCAGCGCGGCGATGAAACCGAGCAGCAGCACCGAGATACCGACCAGCGCGATCGGGATCGGATTGCGTTTCTGGAACGACTTCATGCCGTGCACCTCGCCCGGTTCACCGGCAGCAGCGGCAGGTTGATCGGCTCGTTGATCAGCGGAGGCAGGGCGACGGCTCCCGTCATCTCACAGGCGAAGAAGTTGAACCAGGAGCCATAGTCGGCGGTGCGGGTCAGCGCCGTCACCTTCTGCGGCAGGAACTGGATGAAGTGCTCGACGATCGGCTGGCTGTCGTTGAGGTTCTTCGTCAGCGTGCCGAGCGCGGCGATGTCCTGCTTGAGCGGCTCACGGGCTTCACCGAGCAGACCGGAGGTCGTCTTGGCGAGGGTGCCGAGCGAGTCGATGGCGTCGCCGATCGGCTCGCGGTCCGCGGCCAGCCCGGAGACCAGCTGCTGCAGCCTGACGATCAGGTCGTTCAGCTGCGGCGTGTGCGCGTTGACCGTGTCGAGCACCGAGTTCAGGTTGTCGATGACCTCGCCGATCACCTTGTCCTTGTCGGAGATCGTGGTGGCCAGCGACGCGGTGTGCTTCAGCAGGCTTTCGACCGTGCCGCCCTCGCCCTGCAGGACCTGGATGACCTCGTAGGACAGCTTGTTGATGTCGTCCGGGTTGAGCGCGGTGAACAGCGGCTTGAACCCGTTGAACAGCTGCGTCAGGTCGAGCGCGGGCGTGGTCCGCTCCAGCGGGATGTTCCCGCCGGGCTCCAGGTTCTTGCCGGAGGAGTCGGTGCCCTGCCCGAGCGAGACGTAGCGCTGGCCGACCAGGTTCCGGAACTTGATCTGCGCGGTGACCCCGGCGGGCAGTTTGCGTCCGGCGTCCACTTCGAACTCCACCTCGGCCTGGCGGCGGTCGACGATGCGGACGTCCTTGACCTGCCCGACCCGGACGCCGGCGATGCGGACGTCGTCGTTGGGCAGCAACAGGGTGGCGTCGCTGAACCGCGCCTTGTAGGCGTTGGTGCTGGTGGTGTTCACGTTGGCGATGCTGATCCCGAGGATGGTCGTGAACAGCACGGTGACCACGATGAAGGCGCAGAGCTTGATCAGCGGAGCGAGCAATCCCCTCACTGGACGTGCACCTCCGCTCCCCGGTAGAGCGGGCCGACGAGCAGCGATCCCCAGCCGGGCACGTCCGAGGCGGACATGCCGACCTGCGGCGCGACCAGCTGCGCGAGGAAGTCCGATTCGGACGCGCTGTAGGACGGGCTACCGCCTGGCGCTCCTCCGCCGTTGTAACCGCCGACGTTCGCGAAGCCGTTCGACGGCGAAAGGCCGTCGTTCGCCGAGCGTGCCGGCTGTTTGACCGTGCTGCCGTCCTTGATCGGACCGTCCGGAGGGTACTGCGGGAACGGGTCCGGGAACTGCTTCAGGTCGTAGCAGCGCGGACCGCGTTTGTCCTCGAACCGCGGCTCGTCCTTGCCCGGCAGGTACGGCCCGCGGTTGACAGTGACCTCGATGGTCGCGTGCAGACCGGGCCGGTCGGTGCCCTTGCCGAGCGCCTTGTCGATCTTCGGCAGGTTGGCCGCCATCTGCCCGATCACGCACGGGTATTCCGGCGCGTACTTCGCGAGCAGCTCCGCCGTCGGGCGGGCCGTGTCGGCGAGCCGGATCAGGTTGTCGGCGTTGTTCTGCAGGAACGTCTGCAGATCGACCGAAGCCTGCGTGACGCTGCCGTAGAGGTTCGCCAGGTTCATCTTCTGGTCCACCACGGTGCGGGTGGTGGTGCTCAGGTTGTCCAAGGTCTGCACCAGGTCCGGGGCGACGGCGTTGAGGTTGTCCGAGAACTTCGCGAGCTCTTTGAGGTTCTGCTGGAGCTTCGGCTCGTGCGGGTTCAGCTGCCCGACGTAGTCACCGAGCTGCGCGAGGGTGTCGCCGAGCTGGTCACCGCGGCCGTTGAGGGCGGTGGAGATCGCCGAAAGCGTGCTCGACAGCTTCTGCGGCTGGACCGCCTGCAAGACCGGCATCAGATGAGCGAAGGCCTGCTCCAGCTCGACCGCGCCGGACGTACGGTCCTGAGTGATCACGTCGCCTTCGGCGATCGTCTTCTCCGACGGCGCGTCCGGGATCTCCAGGGAAACGAAACGCTCACCGAACAACGTCTTCGGCAGGAATCGCGCCGAAACGTTCTGCGGGATCAGTTTCGCCGACTCGGGATTCAGCGCGAGCGTGAGCTCGGCACCGTCCGGCGTCGCGGCGATGTCCTGGACCGAACCGACGATGAGGCCGCGGACCTTCACATCGGACTGCTTCAGCAACTGGTTCCCGATGTTGCCCGACTGGAGCTTCACGCTGACGACGGGCGTGAACGCCCTTTGATACAGCGCGATGCTCAGCGCCACCCCGCCGATGAGCACGGCGACCAGAAGCAGGCCCAGTAGCCTGCGCCGGACTGTCGCGATCATCCTGCGATCCTCACCGTGACGTCGGTTCCCCAGATCGCGAAACCGATGAAGAAGTTCATGATGGACACCGTGACGATGCTCAGCCGGACCGCTTTACCGACGGCCACGCCGACACCGGCGGGGCCACCGGAGGCCCGGTATCCGAAATAGCAATGGGACAGGATGATCAAGACGCTGAACAACAGCACCTTGATGAACGAATACAACACATCCTGTGGTGGTAGGAACAGGTCGAAATAATGGTCGTAGGTACCCGCTGACTGGTTGTAGATGTAGATAACGACCAACCGCGACGCGAGATACGAACTCAGCAGGCCGATGACGTACAGCGGGATGACCGCGACGAAACCGGCGATGATCCGCGTCGTCACCAGGTACGGGAGGCTCGGCACCCCCATGACCTCGAGCGCGTCGATCTCCTCCGAGATCCGCATGGCGCCCAGCTGGGCGGTGAAGCCCGCGCCGACGGTCGCCGAAAGCGCGAGGCCGGCGACCAGCGGGGCGATCTCGCGGGTGTTGAAGAACGCGGTCAGGAAGCCGGTGAAGGCCGAGGTGCCGATCGAGTTCAGCGCCGAGTAGCCCTGGAGACCGACGAGGACACCGGTGAACAGGGTCAAGCCGACCATCACGCCGACCGTGCCGCCGATGACGGCGAGCGAGCCGGAACCGAAGCTCACTTCGGCGAGCAGCCGCAGGACTTCTTTCATGTAGCGGCGAAGCGTCCTCGGCGTCCACAGCAACGCGCGGCCGTAGAACGACATCTGGTCACCGAGGTTGTCCAGTGTCTGCAAAGGACGGTTAGCGACCCGCTTGGCGCCTTGGAGGAAGGTCATGCGTCAGTCCAGCTTTCCGGGCACGATCTGCAGGTAGATCAGCGTGATCACGAAGTTCACCACGAACAGCATGAGGAACGTGATGACGACCGACTGGTTCACCGCGTCGCCGACACCCTTCGGGCCGCCGGACGGGTTCAGTCCCCGGTAGGAGGCGACGACCGCGGCGATGAAGCCGAAGATCAGCGCCTTCAGCTCGCCGACCCAGAGGTCCGGCAGCTGGGCCAGCGCGGAGAAACTCGCCAGGTACGCACCCGGCGTCCCGCCCTGGAGGACGACGTTGAAGAAGTACCCGCCGAGCACGCCGATGACGCTGACCATGCCGTTCAGCAGGAGCGCCACCAGCATCATCGCGAGCACACGCGGCACGATCAGCCGCTGCACCGCGGAGACGCCGAGCACCTCCATGGCGTCGATCTCTTCACGGATGGTCCGCGCGCCGATGTCCGCGCAGACCGCGCTACCGCCGGCGCCCGCGACCAGCAGCGCCGTGACCAGCGGACTGGCCTGCTGCACGGTGGCGAGCACCGACCCGGCGCCCGTGTAGGACTGGGCGCCGAGCTGGCGGGCGAGCGAACCGAACTGCAGCGAGATGACCGCGCCGAACGGGATCGCGACGAGCGCCGTCGGCAGGATCGTGACACTCGCGATGAACCAGGCCTGCTGGATGAACTCCCGCAGCTGGAACGGGCGCTGGAAGATGCCACGAACGATGTCGAGGCCGAGAGCGAACAGGTTCCCGGTCTCGCGCACCATGCCGATTCCGGGGATCTTCGCCGATGAAGCGGGAGAGCTCACGCGCCACCTGACCCCGGATCTTGTGGCCGCAAGCGGTGGTTGCCCGCTCTCCCGGGGTGCGGGATGTGGGCGACCTGGTCGTCGGGCAGCTGGCCCTGGTGGTGGTTCGGGATCGAGCTGTCGACCGGCGCCGACCGGTGGCCGGCGGTGGCGAGACGCTGCGGGCGGACGCCGTAGCGCTGCTGCTCCTCCGGCGAAAGCGACTCGATGATGCTCTGCTGCGCCTCGGGCGGCAGGCCGTGCAGGATCTGCATGACGCGGTCCTTGCGGCGGACCGCGCCCATCCGGGTGGGCACGCCGGGCGTCGGCTGCATCTGCGGCGGCACCCCGCTGACGTCCTCGACACCGCCCGCGTGGTGACCGGCCTCGAACATCGCGCGCTCCGCGGCGAGCTGGGCCGAGTCCTTCTCCTCGCTCATGCCGATGGGGCCGTCCATCTTGCCGTTGAGGAACTGCTTGACGACCGGCTCCTCGCTGGTCAGCAGCACCTCGCGCGGGCCGAACATGACCAGTTCCTTGCGGAAGAGCATGCCAAGGTTGTCCGGGACGGTGCGGGCGAGGTTGATGTTGTGCGTGACGATCAGGAACGTCGCGTCGATCTGTGCGTTGACGTCCAGGAAGAGCTGGGAGATGTAGGTGGTGCGGACCGGGTCGAGACCGGAGTCCGGCTCGTCGACCAGGATGATCTGCGGGTCCAGCACCAGCGCGCGGGCGAGGCCGGCGCGTTTGCGCATACCGCCGGAGATCTCGCCGGGCAGCTTCTTGTCGGCGCCGTTGAGACCGGTCATCTCGAGCTTCTCGAGCACGATCCGGCGGACCTCGGTCTCCGACTTCTTCGTGTGCTCCCGCAGGGGGAAGGCCACGTTGTCGTAGAGGTTCATCGAGCCGAACAGCGCGCCGTCCTGGAAAAGGACGCCGAAGAGCTTGCGTACCTCGTAGAGCTGGTGTTCGGAGCACGTCACGATGTCGACGCCGTTGATCATGCACCGGCCCTTGTCGGGCTTGAGCAGACCGATCATCGACTTCAAGAAGACGGACTTACCGGTTCCGGACGGTCCGAGCATCGCCGAGACCTCGCCCGGAGGCAGGGTCAGCGTGACGTCCCGCCAGATGGCCTGCTTACCGAAGGACTTGGAAAGACCTTCGATGACCACCTCGGCACCCATCGCACCTCCAGGAGCTGTTCCGCGTCGTCGCGCACTGCCTTCCCGTGCCACTGGCCCGAGAGGACGCATGCGTTCGCGCAGCGATACCCGCGTCAACCAGGTGCAACGAGCTGAGTGCGAACAGGTTACTCGCCAGTTTTCTTTTCTGGCCAGACCCGCGGGTAACTTTTCGCACAGCCCGCCGCCTGCCCGTGCACCGCTTGCAGCACCGTAGTGCACGTCACTCCCGCGCGCAGATCCACGACCTGCCCCGGCCCAGGCCGGATCGCGTTTAGGGGGCTAAACGCAGGTCAGGCCTCCAGGGCACCTCCGCGCCACACGGATCGCGTTTCGCGGGCTAAACGCGATCCGGCGCCTGGGCGCACCCGAATGCTTAGCCTTGCTACGCGTCGCGATTAGGGGGCTAAACGCAGGTCGTGGGCACAGCGAAGGGGCGGGCACCCGTGTGGATGCCCGCCCCTTCGACGGTGCTGCGGTAGGCGCTGACGCGCCCGAGATCACTTGATGGCGATCTTGGCGCCCGCGGCCTCGAGCTTCTCCTTGGCGGCCTCGGCGGCCTCCTTGTCGACCTTCTCCAGGAGGGCCTTGGGAGCGGCCTCGACCAGCTCCTTGGCCTCCTTCAGGCCCAGACCCGAGACGACCTCACGGACGACCTTGATGACCTGGATCTTCTTGTCACCGGCGGACTCGAGAACGACGTCGAACTCGTCCTGCTCCTCGGCGGCCGCGGCGGGGGCGGCACCCGGGGCGGCGGCGACGACGGCAGCCGGGGCGGCCGCGGTCACGTCGAAGGTGGTCTCGAATTCCTTGACGAACTCGGACAGCTCAAGAAGGGTGAGCTCCTTGAAGGCGTCGATCAGCTCGGCGGTGCTCAGCTTCGCCATGGTGGCTTTCCTCTCTGAAACGAACTAAAAGTTCGGGGTGGGGGGTGTTCAGCTCTCGGCGGGTGCTTCGGCTGCTTCGGTACCGGCGTTGCGCTGCTTCTCCTCCAGCGCGGCAGCCAGGCGAGCGACCTGGGACGCCGGCGCCTGGAACAGCGCGGCGGCCTGGGACAGCTTCGCCTTGAACGCGCCCGCCGCCTTGGCGAGCAGGACCTCACGGCTGTCGAGATCGGCGATCTTGGTGATCTCGTCCACGGACAGCGTCTTGCCGTCCATGTAGCCGCCCTTGATCACAAGCGCGTTGTTGTCCTTCGCGAAGTCGCGAAGCGCCTTCGCGGCGTCAACAGCTTCACCTTCGACGAAGGCGATCGCGGTCGGGCCGACGAACAGGTCCTCGAGACCCTCGATGCCGGCGTCCGTGGCGGCACGCTTGACGAGGGTGTTCTTCGCGACCCGGTACTTGGCATTGGTGCCGAGAGCGCGGCGCAGCTGGGACAGCTGGGACACGGAGAGGCCGGTGTACTGGGTAACGACTGTGGCCGAGCTGCTGCGGAAGCTCTCCGCGATCTCGGCGACGGCCGCCTCCTTGTCGGGCTTCGCCATGGTCGCCTCCTCTCTTGGCTAGTGGTCCACTGGCCTTGAGAGCCCTGAAACGACGAAACGCCCCGGCGCAGACAGGCGCGGGGCGTCAGGGCACACGACGACATGCATCGTGGGCGAGCCTCGTTCCTCCTGCGCGGGTCGCCCGCCCTAGCGGGGCCTTCGTTCTCCAGGCCGTATGACCAGGAGAAGACCAGCGGTCTTCGGTAGAACCTTGACAAGGGTACGTGACCCTCTTCCGCCCTCCGCACGGACCCCCTTCCGGAGCGCGTTTAGCGGGCTAAACGCGACCGGCGGAGTGCGCGGGTGGCCTCGCGAGGCATCATGGTGACGTGGCGGAGCAGCGTGATGACGGAAAGCCGGGCAGCGAGCCCGGCACGGACATCGAGCCCAAGGCGGGAGGTCAGCCCGCGCCCCGGCTGGATGAGGAGCAACTGCGCCAGTTCCAGCAGTTTCAGCAGTTCCAGGACTATCTGAAGTTCACCGAGGCGCAGCAGCAGGGCCTCGTGCCGTCACAGACCACGCAGCCCGTGACCCAGCACTACGGCGGGCAGCCACCGGCGCCTCCGGGCCCGCCGCCCGGCGAACTCGTGCACGCCCCTCGCCCGCGCATGCCGCGCTGGCTGCGACGTCTGGGCGGGAAGCTCCTCGCCTGGATCATCGTGATCGTGCTGCTCTGCGTCGGCGCCACCATCGTCTACCGGCAGATCTTCCCGAGCGACGCCGGGCAGGACACGGCGACGTTCGTCCAGGGCGGCGGCGGCAAGCACCACACCAACCAGGTGCTCTCGACCAATCCTTGGGAAGCCGTGCGGGCCATCTACGACACGATCGGCAAGCCGTACCCGCCCGCCACCCGCGTCGAAAAGGTCTGCCTGTCGATGAGCGAACAGGCGCAGGCCCAGTTCGCCCGCGACCTCGGCTATCCGGACTGCGCGACCGCCGTGCCGGCGCTGAACGCCAAGGTCACCGACATCACGCCGTACATCTACGCGGTGCGCCCGATGTCGAGCGTGGTCCCGCGGCAGAACCTGACGATCCACTCGTGCTGGTACAACATCCGCGGTGGCCCTCTCCTGGGCAGCTTCACCCTGCAGGAAGTCGAGATGGGCCAGTGGCTGATCACCGGCCACGCGAACTCTCCCGACCCCTGCCCCGCCCCACCCACCGGCAACTGACCTGCACGTCTTCCCCCACAGATCGCGTTTAGCCCGCTAAAGGCGACGCGCCCGCCAGATCGCGATTAGCCCGCGAAACGCAGGTCCGCACCCGGATCGCGATTAGCCCGCGAAACGCAGGTGCGGGCGCCGGATCGCGATTAGGGGGCTAAACGCAGGTCGCGTCAGAGGTCGTGCGAAGTCAGGAAGCCGGTGAGGGCGGAGCCGAAGGCGGGGTGCATGACGGCGGCCATGTGATCGCCGGGGACGCGGACGAGGCGGGCGCCGGCGATGGCGGCGGCCAGGCGTTCGGGTTCCGCGGCCAGCGGATCGGTGTCCCCGGCGAGGATCAGGGTCGGCACGGCGATCGCCGTCAGGTCCAGTTTCGGATTCGCCGTCCCGCGCGCGACGGCCGCCAGCGCGATCCGGTCCGCCCGCAAAGCGTCGGCTAGCGCCCGGAAAGGCGCCGAAGACGGCGGAAGCGTCGAAGGGTCCGAAGCGAGCAACGCCTCGCTGATCGCCTCAGGCGTGACGACGCGGGTGTCGACGCCGCCGAAGTCGACGATCCCTGACCCGACCCCGCCGATCGCGAGGCACCGGATCCGCGGGTCCGCGGCCACCGCGCCGAGTGCGATCATCGCGCCCATCGAGTAGCCGACCATCGACACCTCGTCGAGCCCCAGGGAGTCGAGCAGCGCCGACACGTCACGCACCATCGCGTCGTCGCCGTAGCTCGCCTCGTCGTGCGGTTTCGCCGACCGCCCGTGGCCGCGCGCGTCCAGGCTGATCACGGTCAGCCCCGCGTCCTGGAGGGTGTCGACGACGCCGGGAGCGATCCAGTTGGCGTTCGTGTCCGCGGCGAAGCCGTGCTGCAGCAGTACCGGACGCCCACGGCCTTCCCACACGGTGTAGCTCAGCTGAAGCCCGTCGAAGGACGCGAAGGTAGGCATGCCCTCCAGCAAACACGAAAAAGGGGCGGCCCCGCCGTAGCGGGACCGCCCCCTTCTCAGTGATGTCTAACTCAGACTCACGCGTCCTCGGAGAGGAGGTTGCGGGTGCGGGCCGGGTCGACCGGGACACCCGGGCCCATCGTCGTGGAGATCGTGACCTTCTTCAGGTAGCGACCCTTCGCCGACGACGGCTTGGCACGCAGGATCTCGTCCAGCGCGGCCGCGTAGTTCTCCACCAGCTTGTCGGTGTCGAACGAGGCCTTGCCGATGACGAAGTGCAGGTTGGCCTGCTTGTCCACGCGGAAGTTGATCTTACCGCCCTTGATGTCCGAGACGGCCTTCGCGACCGCGGGGGTCACGGTGCCGGTCTTCGGGTTCGGCATCAGGCCACGCGGGCCGAGGATGCGGGCGATACGGCCGACCTTGGCCATCTGGTCCGGCGTCGCGATCGCGGCGTCGAACTCGAGCCAGCCACCCTGGATGCGCTCGATCAGTTCGTCCGTGCCGACCACGTCCGCGCCGGCGGCCTCGGCCTCGGCGGCCTTGTCACCAACGGCGAAAACGATGACGCGAGCGGTCTTACCGGTGCCGTGCGGCAGGTTCACGGTGCCGCGGACCATCTGGTCGGCCTTGCGAGGGTCGACACCGAGGCGCATGGCGACCTCGACGGTGGCGTCCATCTTCTTGGAGGAGGTCTCCTTGGCCAGCTTCGCGGCCTCGAGCGGGGCGTAGAGCCGCTCGCGGTCCACCAGCTCAAGAGCCTGACGGTAGGCCTTGCTGTGCTTGGGCATTGCTTCTGTCCTTAACTCTTCAACGGATCAGTGTGGTGTTGGAGCCAGCACTGGCTCTCCCACGGTGGTGCTGGGTGGAACTCAGTCGACGACCGTGATGCCCATCGAACGGGCGGTGCCGGCGATGATCTTCGCGGCCTGGTCGATGTCGTGCGCGTTCAGGTCGGATTCCTTGGTCTTCGCGATGTCGCGGACCTGGTCCCAGGTGACCTTGGCGACCTTGGTCTTGTGCGGCTCGCCGGAACCCTTCTCCACGCCCGCGGCCTTCAGCAGCAGCTTCGCGGCCGGCGGCGTCTTGAGCTTGAAGTCGAACGTGCGGTCTTCGTACACGGAGATCTCGACCGGGACGACGTCCCCGCGCTGCGACTCGGTCGCGGCGTTGTAGGCCTTGCAGAACTCCATGATGTTGACGCCGTGCTGACCCAGCGCGGGGCCGACCGGCGGCGCGGG carries:
- the rplA gene encoding 50S ribosomal protein L1 translates to MPKHSKAYRQALELVDRERLYAPLEAAKLAKETSSKKMDATVEVAMRLGVDPRKADQMVRGTVNLPHGTGKTARVIVFAVGDKAAEAEAAGADVVGTDELIERIQGGWLEFDAAIATPDQMAKVGRIARILGPRGLMPNPKTGTVTPAVAKAVSDIKGGKINFRVDKQANLHFVIGKASFDTDKLVENYAAALDEILRAKPSSAKGRYLKKVTISTTMGPGVPVDPARTRNLLSEDA
- the rplK gene encoding 50S ribosomal protein L11, which codes for MPPKKKKLAAIIKLQIKAGAANPAPPVGPALGQHGVNIMEFCKAYNAATESQRGDVVPVEISVYEDRTFDFKLKTPPAAKLLLKAAGVEKGSGEPHKTKVAKVTWDQVRDIAKTKESDLNAHDIDQAAKIIAGTARSMGITVVD